From one Equus asinus isolate D_3611 breed Donkey chromosome 5, EquAss-T2T_v2, whole genome shotgun sequence genomic stretch:
- the CORT gene encoding cortistatin has product MRSRRAGEKCQLAHRMPPPLCLLLLLLLLAGAAAALPLEGGLAGHDGGHMQEVAEIKKNSLLTFLAWWYDEWTSQGSGAPFMGEAREVSRRQEDPPLQRSTPRGKMPCKNFFWKTFSSCK; this is encoded by the exons ATGCGCAGCCGCAGAGCTGGAGAGAAGTGCCAGTTGGCCCACAGAATGCCACCACCCCtctgcctgctgctgctgctgctgctcctcgcAGGTGCCGCTGCTGCCCTTCCCCTGGAGGGTGGCCTTGCTGGCCACGATGGCGGG catatgcaggaagtggcagaaataaagaaaaacagcctGTTGACTTTCCTTGCTTGGTGGTACGACGAGTGGACCTCCCAGGGCAGCGGAGCGCCCTTCATGGGAGAAGCCAGGGAGGTGTCCAGACGGCAGGAAGACCCGCCCCTTCAACGGTCCACGCCCCGAGGTAAAATGCCCTGCAAGAATTTCTTTTGGAAGACCTTCTCCTCCTGCAAATAA